The genomic window CTCCtcgaaaagttaaaaaaatcaagatagtTGTTCTTAAAATTCTTACAAAAATAAAGTGATGAAATAGATCGTCACATCCAGGTAACGAATCCAGAAGTTATAGCCTTCAAATTTCAGCATGGGATCTAACTGTTCAGTGTTCCAAAACTTGTCCACTGATAGTGCTCGAAATCAGAGAATTTAACTAAAAACTGACACCAGCATCCACGCAAAAAAGAAATGTTCCATCTGAAGAATACCTAAATGATTGAGAACAAGACTGAAGAAATCCCCCCTGGTGAATCTGGGCGCTTAAAAACTATCACAAACTCCCTACTTCTTCTTTGCAGCGTCTCCAGCCTTTGTCTGCATGAGTAAATATCAAGGTAAGTTGTTGCTCTTGCAGCAATGCATCGAAACACAACCATAAATAAAACCACTCGCTCACCTTCTTTACTCCGCGGACTTTCTTGGCTCTGttctttctctccttcaatTGCTTCCTTGACTTCTCAACCTTAGTGGCAAGCCCATTCTGCAAAAAACAAGACACAAGATAAGGCAAAAACAGAACAAGACTATGCATGATTCAGACAAACATGGATAAAATGAGTTGCTCAATCAAACCAACACGTGCATTGATATATGAAAACAGACTCCCAGAAGACAAAGATCTATTTCATTATTGCATATTTTGCAATATACACTAACAGACACttgcaaaaaaacataaaaaaaacactccctCGATGAATATCTATATCAATTCATTCTACAAGTGTTTTTTCCACACAATATGCTGTGAATTTTTGCtccatattatttaattaatgcatAATTTGCAAGtttagataataaaaagaaaagaatatcagACAAACATGGAATTTAACATAAGAGAATGAAAGGCATTTACGACATACCCTAATAAGCCTATACTTCGGCTCATACTTCTTTGCATTGTCAACTGTATCATAAATCAACCCAAATCCAGTGGATTTCCCACCTCCAAAATGTGTCCTAAACTTGAACACAAAGATTGTATTTGTGTCCTTCACCTCATACAAACTTGCCAGCTTCTCCTTCAATTCTGCCTAATTAACAGAACAAGTGCAAGACACACAATAAAACACAGTGCATCAGTCACTCAAAGCCAAAACTttcttacaaaaagaaaaggtcggtgtaaataaccttaaaaaatacTGGTGAAACTTGGTATGTTATGCTTATAGATTGGAACCATTGAACATTTAATATCACCATGAAATAAGTTAAATTGTTCCCGATCCCCATATGAAATGCAAATATCTCCTCAAAAACCATTGATGACACAaatgatggtaaaaaaaaaacaaggaaaaaaaaagaagagttgtGGTGAGCAAAATAAAACGCGTAAAATTTCAAAAAGCAACGTTCAAACAAGGATATACCTTAGAAACATTGGCTCTGCCAGGATGAAGAACATCAATGATCTGCATTAATCAAAAGAgaagaatgaaaaccaaaaacacTTGAAGATCTTACATGAAAAAGATAACACATGCATTGGATTACACATCTCCGCTGAAGATCTATAACCTACTACAAAAACTAACATCAGCAGGCAATGCAGCGCTCTAACATAGCCAATTTGACACCAAAAGTGTATTTATTCTAACCCAACCATCATTTTACTAATCTATAAAAtctccaaaagaaaaaataactaaaaaacaaaagaaaatgaattgaaaCCAAAAGGATTCGTGGCCTCAAATCTTGGTGGTATACTATCATCAGATGGATTCCTTGAAACCCATCAAGAGTAGCAAATATTTGATCATATCACTGGCCCACATAAACTAGCACACCCAACTtctcaaaaccaaaaatacaacactttattcatttcatgatccatacaaaaacatcaataactaacataaaaacaaacatgcacaGACCTTGTCTAATCTAAACAATGTTTCTTTATTATTCaaccaaacaaaccaaaaccatTCAAATTCGCTAATTAAAACTTATGAAAACAATCTCTTATATTTCCAATTAGGATGGTAACCCAATCAAGTCGTAACTAGTAATTCCAAAGACAGCAAACACTAACAGTAACAGTAACAAACAAACAGCAAACGTTCAAAAACAACACCCTCAAAAAGTTCTAAACTTTCTTTCTTACAGTTCAAGATCTATATGACCCAGTTGAGCAAGACCAACAACTAACCAACTATCTTTACTAAACCTTTTTTTGGGTACCTGCAAAATGAAGGAAACAGAGAGAATGTGAGGGTCAGAGCTTACAAATTGCTTCCTTGAAAGAAGACGATTTGTCATGAACTTCCTGGTACGAATGGTAACTGCTTTGTCTGCCATGGCTTCAATCAAAACCCTAGATTTTGCCTTTCGATTTTGGAGGCAGTAAGCGAGAGAGAGGCAAATGGCAGCTGCTGCAGCTCAAAGAGAGGGTGATAGATCGGCAAAACCCTGATATTTATAGTGTGGagcttttagggttttttggatCCCCTGGATGAACTGGGCCCTTAAGATTTTATTGGGCTATTAGGCCTTTTGAGGGTGCTGGGCTAAATAGATATCGTTCTTAGGCTTGTGAAAATTCTAGGCCTGttgagtatttgtttttttaaaaaattatatctaataaatttaaaataccaaatatttAGGGCagtgagataaaataattaaaatatgaataatgattctaaaaatagaaatcaaaattatttaactatctatttgataaaaatttagtttggtggGCAGAAAGTAACCAAGAATTacctaaatttcaataaaataaaataaaatcgaaccaaaattaataatattggtATAACACTGGAACCAAatgtgaaacaaaaaaataaaaatacatggaaaGGCAAGCTCCAAGCTTGACTAATGTCACGTGCTATAGATTGGAGTCACGTGACTCAAGAAGATGGAGAATCCTCCCTCCAAGAAAACAACCAATCCAAACTCCAGAACAGAGATGAGGTTCCAAAATGAACCAAAGCCACAAATCTCAAAACTTAGTCACTCCATTTCACAATCCCCTCCTTAAATTCATCAACCAATCGAAcactcctcctcttcttctcttccttcacCCATTCAATTCAACCCCACAGCATAAAATATCTCACAATCagacaacaacagcagcagaaaCATTGATCTCTCTCGCCCTCTTCAACATCAAAACTTCCCAcgtaaacaaaacaaagacaCGAACTTCAAACATCACCCCAGACTTCAAAGTCTTCAATGGCTACTGCTTCATTAATCGAATCAAGCccattaaaatggaaaaaagccTTCCCTTTCCAACCACAACCACCTCTTTTGACCCCCAATCACTACCCTTATTTGATTCCTCTAAAACCCCCTAAATTTACCTCTAAATGCATCTCTCAACTCCCCATCCTGAATCCAAACTCGAAAAACAACAATGGCCCTTTTCCAATATCACCTTCAATTACAAAACCCATATCTCAAAATCTCTCCAAACCTCCCACCTCTAAAAACCCACTCGAGATTATCTATGAAACAATGCTAAAAGCACTTGATATCCTCAAAAAACCTGCAATCGCAGCGATTTTGATAGGGGTTTTGTTATTACATGATCCTAACTCGGCATTTGCTGCTTCTGGAGGTAGAATTGGTGGGAATTCCTTTTCACGGCGATCGTCATCTGAGTATTCTTCGAGGAGTTATTCAGTGCCTCGGGGTGGAAGTTCAGGGTTCTCGTATTCCGTGCCTTACTATGCACCGTCGCCGttcggtggtggtggtgtttaTGTGGGGCCCGCGGTTGGGGTTGGGGTTGGTGCTGGgtctagtttgttttttatattggcAGGGTTTGCTGCATTTATGTTGGTTTCTGGGTTTCTTTCGGATAGGAATGAAGGCGGGGTGCTTACCGCTGCTGAGAAAACTTCTGTGCTTAAGCTTCAGGTAAATGGTggtgattgaatttttttttaattttgattggttttgcgtgttttaatgtttttggctTTGGTTTGTGTTGTTATTTAAGTTTGTGTTCTAGTGTTGCTAAATGGTTAATCATGAGTTGGAGGAGATGCTTGAATGGAATGACTGTTGGTGAAAGAACTGTTCAATTGTTGCTTCCCAATTTGCTGTTGGTGATTTAGGTTGcttaatattctgatttttacGGACTAAATTTGGCAGTAGGGCCTTGTGGCTaactgatttttcttctttttttttccggtcCATTTCTTTATTGATTACATTGCGATGAGGTGCCATATTAAGCAAAACATGGTAATAGATAAGAAAATGGCATGTTCATTAGATGATGAAGTCTAGCTTCTAGGTGGGGTAGTTACAGCAAAAATTGGGGTATATTTGGAGAATGGATTAGAATGCATAGGATTGTTTGGCATGAGACAAGGTGTGGTAGATGAAATGCTTTCTTtgagaaaggaaataaaaatgttaGGATTACTGTATTTCAGGGTTGGCTCAAAGGGGACTTTGAGAGGTTGTGATAAGTGTAAAAATGTCTGATAGTTTTGACTGCtctgatttaatttaaagagtTCAACCAACTGTGTCCCTTATAGAGGAGTAATGGGAAGTCATTATTACTGTTATAAGAAAGCCTGATTCTGTCATTAGGAGAGTTGCAGACTGACAATGGATGCAGTTTCCTAACTGGATCTTCTGAAAGCATTTTACaaatcatcttatctttttCACAGGTTGGGTTGTTGGGGATGGGGCGTTCACTTCAAAGGGACCTTAATAGGATCGCAGAAGTTGCAGATACATCCTCATCAGAGGGTTTGAACTATGTATTGACGGGTATTGCTTTtcagtaattgttttttctgtCCCTCCAATttaacacccccccccccctttctatttgtttttaatgaaggAACTTTCTTGTGCCTTATTATCGGCTTATTAGTGGGTAtggcctttttcttttttgttaatccTAGACTATACCATGCCAAACACAAGTCAGTAAACTGTAAGGAACACGTATGTGTTTAGCTAACgacttcaaatataattttagaaaattatgatACTCTGAAGTATTAGAAGTGTTTAGAGAGTAAATAGTGCATTGTATGGTATTAAATTCAAACAAAGCCAGAATCATGATACCTTATAGTTTGAAAAGAACCCTGTAATGcaaccttttctattttttgaggTTATTCTGTAGAAATGAAGTCATCCTGTGTTGCTCATGGATTTGCTTACAAAAAGCCATTATTTGCGGAAGGATAATGGTCACTGCCCAGAGATGGAGGGGAgttgtatttagtttttaaatgcAGTTTGTATCTTGTTGGTGCTTTTGAGTCTAGTGGAATATTTTGTTGGAATATCAGCATGTGAAGTTTAGCAATAAGAACAAGTGTTGGTTTGTAAGTTGAAAGAAAAAGCTCGCAGTTTGTCAGGGAATGCTGGGGCAGAAGGGAATGGAGGTTTCTGAACTTTTAATGGGGACAGAAGACATAATACACATGAGATTAATGTTGACATTTCAGGTAAGAATAGGATACACTCTTTGTTGTGACCTCTAAAGTTTCTCGAATCAAATACCTATCAGGATATGTTCTAAGATAGCTGTACTAAATACCGCTTCTAAATCTTAGGCAAGGGAGGATATGACCAGAAAACTTATCATGAGAAAGATCAATGAAACTCAATTTGTCCTACTTGCACAACTGGATGGGTATTCTGCCTTCAAGGTTATTATAACCTAAGAGAAGAAAGCTCATGTGGGAAACCTCACCAATCCATTCTGAAATGTTGCCAGTCAATTGATTATGGCTAAGATCCAATGTTATTAGCTCAAAGGAGTTATGGAATGCATCTTCCAAAGATCCCTGTAATTTATTTTGTGACAAATAAACATGAACTAGTGGCAAAGAGCTAAAGCAAGATGGCAGAGTTCCAGTTATGATGTTTTCTGAGAGGTCAAAAACTTGAAGAGAAGACACATTACACATGAGATTAAAGTTGACTCTGAAGTTCTTATGTTTTTGTGAGGGTCTGGAGGGCACTCTTTGTACTTGTTCTGCTTcacatttgaaactttttagaGCTCTTGTTGCCTGGTATTTGAAGTTCTTGGCATGGGCTCACTGTTATGATGTACTTGgttctttcttcatctttcttcatttttttaatgaattgctTTCTTAAACAAAATGATCAAAACTGGTGTTTAGTTTCTTTCCTTTAATCTGGACACGTGGGATTGGTTTTATGGTCCGTGTTATGACCAAGTCTTGAGGCATTATTCTTATGCTTTCAGCAAAAGAAGTACAGAATACAGTCAAGACTAGAAATCTTTGCCTTGTTATTCTTTTGGATTGGTTTCATTTCCTCGCTCACATATCCATCTCAACAGCCTGGTGTCACAAGCACTCGTTTTATGCACTTTGTGTTTAAATACTGCTGGCGTTCTTTTGCTTTGATAAAATGGTTTCAtcattgtttcattttttttttcccttaaatgtGACACATTTCACAAATCTTCCTAAGTTTAATTCTTAAAGGCCATGGTAATAATTTTGTGAATGTCAAGGGAACTCTGTTGTTACCCTTGAAGACATGCTATATCATTTCATCCTGTAATATATCAACATATCAGCTTGTTTTACATATGTTTGTTCTGGTTGCAGAGACGTCACTAGCTTTGCTCCGGCATCCTGATTATTGCATCTCTGGCCATTCATTTGTAAGTATACAGCTCTTTCCTGGAGCATTTTTCTGGGTTTTCATATATCTATGCATGTTTGCTTGGATTTATCAAACTCTCTCCATCATGTCTCTTGGATCACATTCTATtatgtaataatttttatctgCTTCATTTAGGCTGTCTTCTTCCTGCTTTTACATttcatacttgattaatatataTCAGGACTGATGGATAGATGCACATGCAATCTTTCCTTCTTATCAGGTGGATGTGAAGCGAAGTATGGAGGATGGTGAAAAACGTTTCAATCAACTTTCTATTGAAGAGCGTGGGAAATTTGATGAAGAGACACTAGTCAATGTGAACAGCATAAAAAGGCAAAGCACAAGCAGCAAAAGATCTAATGGATTTAGCAATGAGTATATAGTGGTAAGATTAATTCTCTAAAgttccaatattttttatctgCTATTTGAATTCTGGATTGAAAGACTTTTTGCACAGTGGTATTGCAAATAATGTGTGCTGTTCTTCGGCTACACACAGTGCAATTCATTCTGCCCTCCCCCatcaaaaaacccaaaacaattcTTCCACCACGGGACTTGGAGTTGAGATAGTCTAAATGTCAGGCTAGGGATATGTTGTAAAGATAAAAGCATCCTTTGAATGAGGCAAATGCTCAACTTATTAATGAGGGGAAAATGTTTGCCTCTGAAATTAACTCTTGGGTGCATGGTTATTTTCTAGTATTACAAAATTAGTGTTGTAAGTCTGTATCATGTTAGTATTTCATAGATCGGattgaaatgattttgattACATTGATTCTAAGTTGAACTGAATGATTCTCATTTTTGCTCTGAAAATTGTTCATATTCTCAGATAACTATCTTGGTGGCTGCTGAAGGAGTATATAAACTACCAACCATCAATGGTAGCGGAGACTTAAAGGAAGCCTTGCAAAAGCTTGGTTCAATATCTGCCAGTAAAATACTGGTGAGGACAGAAACATTCCCTGAGTCATgactgatttcttttttatttctatggaAATTAAGTAAATTCAACACTAATATCTCCTTGATTATCATACAGGCAGTTGAGGTGTTGTGGACACCTCAGAATGAAAATGACACGCTGTCAGAGAGGGAACTACTTGAAGATTACCCACTTTTGAGGCCTCTATAAGAGTTTATAGCAGAAACTTGTATTTTGCGTTGGGGTGGTGTAATTACTTTGTAAATTAGGTggaatttatataaaacaa from Populus trichocarpa isolate Nisqually-1 chromosome 5, P.trichocarpa_v4.1, whole genome shotgun sequence includes these protein-coding regions:
- the LOC18098933 gene encoding 40S ribosomal protein S24-1 encodes the protein MADKAVTIRTRKFMTNRLLSRKQFIIDVLHPGRANVSKAELKEKLASLYEVKDTNTIFVFKFRTHFGGGKSTGFGLIYDTVDNAKKYEPKYRLIRNGLATKVEKSRKQLKERKNRAKKVRGVKKTKAGDAAKKK
- the LOC18098934 gene encoding uncharacterized protein LOC18098934; the protein is MATASLIESSPLKWKKAFPFQPQPPLLTPNHYPYLIPLKPPKFTSKCISQLPILNPNSKNNNGPFPISPSITKPISQNLSKPPTSKNPLEIIYETMLKALDILKKPAIAAILIGVLLLHDPNSAFAASGGRIGGNSFSRRSSSEYSSRSYSVPRGGSSGFSYSVPYYAPSPFGGGGVYVGPAVGVGVGAGSSLFFILAGFAAFMLVSGFLSDRNEGGVLTAAEKTSVLKLQVGLLGMGRSLQRDLNRIAEVADTSSSEGLNYVLTETSLALLRHPDYCISGHSFVDVKRSMEDGEKRFNQLSIEERGKFDEETLVNVNSIKRQSTSSKRSNGFSNEYIVITILVAAEGVYKLPTINGSGDLKEALQKLGSISASKILAVEVLWTPQNENDTLSERELLEDYPLLRPL